The Candidatus Eisenbacteria bacterium genome has a segment encoding these proteins:
- a CDS encoding efflux RND transporter permease subunit translates to MLNRLIRLALRHRTLTLVLAGVLLVFGSLWVTRMPVDIFPDLTAPTVTVITEGSGMAPEEIEILVTFPLESSLNGAPGVRRVRSVSAAGISVIWVEFAWGEDVYRARQVVAERVQGVGLPSHVESPELGPISSIMGEITFIALTSHSPAITPMELRRVAETTVRRSLLAVPGISQVVPIGGDVREYQIELDPGALAQRSVSVDELAERLGEVTRNPAAGFHVDQGQEYLVRGLGRARGIQDLSSAVIRVEGGVPITVGDLGTVGLGAEPKRGTAAYKTQPAVILSVQKQPGANTLALTRQIDQALARLSRSLPHGVSIEKENFRQADFIEAAVENVTAALRDGAILVLIILFLFLGNARTTAISALAIPLSLVAGILTISLFGGTLNTMSLGGLTIAIGALVDDAIIAVENVFRRLRGERAKPESERRSPLEVIYRAASEVSNPIFFATVIIVLVFLPLFMLPGIEGRLLQPLGFAYIAALTASFLVSLTVTPVLCYLLLPNSKALERDEAWLLRVLKTRYARDLDGVMRRPRTIYIFTGLLLVAALATMPFLGRSFMPPFNEGSLTIGVVSVPGITLEESDGLGREVERSLLTFPEVISTSRRTGRAEKDEHVQGVNASEMEVVLKPGRPKEELLAEMRRAVSTIPGAEVSFGQPISHRIDHMVSGSKSNLAVKIFGPDLAVLRGLAGRAEQLLREVPGMVDLSNQEQASVPQLLIDFDRTAMARYGLSAASLSRTVEALFQGTAVGEIVEEGIVSRVVLRFPGGLRSQREQLDALPVTTPSGQTIRLGEVARVRFDLGPSLVRRENVERVAMLTANVSGADLAGTVEEAQRRLDQGLTLPPGYRVTYGGQFEQAISSVRNLAALSALILLAMYGLLYVAFRNHRHTLIVLVNLPLALIGGVFAVALGSGTLSIAALVGFITLFGIATRSGVLLVSHYQHLLAEGLPLDEAVRRGSLERLAPVLMTALTAGLALIPLVLAGGKPGNEIQSPMGQVILGGLLTSTFLNMVVVPVLFRRWGALRAAGHDTAWERYERFTDDGAPTPHPSRGRPCAG, encoded by the coding sequence GTGCTCAATCGATTGATTCGCCTCGCCCTGCGGCACCGGACTCTGACGCTCGTCCTGGCAGGTGTGCTGCTTGTCTTCGGCTCGCTATGGGTCACACGAATGCCGGTCGACATCTTTCCGGACCTGACTGCTCCAACCGTAACCGTCATCACCGAAGGCTCGGGCATGGCGCCCGAGGAAATCGAGATCCTCGTCACGTTTCCGCTCGAGTCATCGCTCAACGGCGCACCCGGCGTGCGGCGGGTGCGCTCGGTTTCGGCCGCGGGCATCTCGGTCATCTGGGTGGAGTTCGCGTGGGGCGAGGACGTCTATCGCGCCCGCCAGGTCGTGGCCGAACGCGTGCAAGGTGTCGGCCTTCCGAGCCACGTCGAGTCGCCCGAGCTCGGTCCGATCAGCTCGATCATGGGCGAGATCACGTTCATCGCACTCACTTCGCACTCGCCAGCGATTACGCCGATGGAGCTGCGGCGAGTCGCGGAAACCACCGTCCGGCGCAGCCTCCTGGCGGTTCCGGGTATCTCGCAGGTCGTGCCGATCGGTGGTGATGTGCGTGAGTACCAGATCGAGCTGGACCCAGGGGCGCTGGCTCAGCGATCGGTCAGCGTCGACGAGCTGGCGGAGCGCCTCGGCGAAGTGACTCGGAACCCCGCGGCAGGATTCCACGTCGACCAGGGCCAGGAATACCTGGTTCGTGGACTTGGGCGCGCGCGCGGGATCCAGGATCTGTCCTCGGCGGTGATTCGAGTCGAAGGCGGCGTGCCCATCACGGTGGGCGATCTTGGCACCGTCGGCCTGGGGGCCGAGCCCAAGCGCGGCACGGCGGCCTATAAGACTCAGCCCGCAGTCATTCTGAGCGTCCAGAAACAACCTGGCGCGAACACACTCGCGCTGACCCGACAGATCGACCAGGCGCTGGCACGGCTTTCGCGCAGCCTGCCGCACGGCGTGTCCATCGAGAAGGAGAACTTCCGTCAGGCGGACTTCATCGAGGCGGCGGTCGAGAACGTCACCGCGGCACTCCGCGACGGGGCGATCCTCGTCCTGATCATCCTCTTCCTGTTCCTCGGCAACGCGCGAACGACGGCGATATCCGCACTGGCGATCCCGCTCTCGCTGGTCGCCGGGATCCTCACCATCTCCCTCTTCGGCGGCACCCTCAACACGATGTCCCTTGGAGGCCTCACGATCGCGATTGGCGCACTCGTGGATGACGCCATCATTGCGGTCGAGAACGTGTTTCGCAGGCTGCGAGGAGAGCGCGCCAAGCCAGAGAGCGAGCGTCGCTCGCCGCTCGAGGTCATCTACAGGGCCGCCTCCGAAGTGAGCAATCCGATCTTTTTCGCCACGGTCATCATCGTGCTGGTCTTTCTGCCACTCTTCATGCTGCCCGGCATCGAGGGGAGACTGCTGCAGCCGCTCGGATTCGCCTACATCGCGGCTCTCACGGCGTCGTTCCTCGTCTCTCTGACCGTGACGCCGGTGCTGTGCTACCTGCTGCTCCCGAACTCGAAGGCTCTCGAGCGCGATGAAGCCTGGCTGCTGCGGGTGCTCAAGACTCGCTACGCCAGGGACCTCGATGGGGTCATGCGGCGGCCGAGGACCATCTACATCTTTACCGGGCTGTTGCTGGTGGCGGCGCTCGCCACCATGCCGTTCCTTGGACGAAGCTTCATGCCGCCATTCAACGAAGGCTCTCTGACGATCGGCGTGGTCAGCGTCCCTGGGATCACCCTCGAGGAGAGCGATGGCCTTGGCCGTGAGGTGGAGCGCTCGCTGCTGACCTTTCCCGAAGTGATCTCGACCAGCCGTCGGACCGGCCGCGCCGAGAAGGACGAACACGTCCAAGGCGTCAACGCCTCGGAGATGGAGGTCGTACTCAAGCCCGGGCGGCCGAAGGAAGAGCTTCTCGCGGAGATGCGGCGGGCCGTGTCGACCATCCCCGGTGCGGAGGTGAGCTTCGGACAGCCGATCAGCCACCGCATCGATCACATGGTTTCAGGCAGCAAGTCGAACCTGGCGGTCAAGATCTTTGGACCGGACTTGGCCGTCTTGCGTGGGCTCGCCGGACGGGCGGAGCAGCTCCTGCGCGAAGTGCCGGGCATGGTCGATTTGAGCAACCAGGAGCAAGCCAGCGTCCCGCAGCTCTTGATTGACTTCGACCGCACGGCCATGGCGCGCTACGGGCTGAGCGCCGCATCGCTGTCACGCACCGTGGAAGCCCTCTTTCAGGGGACTGCCGTTGGCGAGATCGTGGAAGAAGGGATCGTCTCGCGGGTGGTCCTGCGCTTCCCCGGCGGACTCCGTTCCCAGCGGGAGCAGCTCGATGCCTTACCCGTCACGACTCCTTCTGGGCAGACGATTCGACTCGGAGAAGTTGCGCGTGTCCGATTCGATCTCGGCCCGAGCCTCGTGCGGCGCGAGAACGTGGAGCGCGTGGCCATGCTGACGGCCAACGTCTCAGGAGCTGATCTGGCCGGGACGGTCGAGGAAGCCCAACGCCGACTCGATCAGGGCCTCACGTTGCCACCCGGCTACCGAGTGACCTATGGCGGCCAGTTCGAGCAGGCGATCTCGAGCGTTCGCAATCTTGCTGCCCTTTCCGCACTGATCTTGCTCGCGATGTATGGGCTGCTTTACGTCGCATTCCGGAACCACCGCCACACCTTGATCGTGCTCGTCAATCTGCCCCTGGCGTTGATCGGCGGCGTCTTCGCCGTGGCCCTCGGCAGCGGAACGCTCAGCATCGCGGCGCTGGTTGGCTTCATCACGTTGTTCGGGATCGCGACTCGCAGTGGCGTACTGCTGGTCAGTCACTACCAGCACCTGCTCGCGGAGGGACTGCCGCTCGACGAGGCGGTCCGTCGGGGCTCGCTGGAGCGCCTGGCGCCGGTTCTCATGACCGCGCTCACCGCGGGCCTTGCGCTCATCCCGCTCGTGCTCGCGGGAGGGAAGCCGGGAAACGAGATTCAGAGTCCCATGGGGCAGGTCATCCTTGGCGGACTGCTCACCTCGACGTTCCTCAACATGGTGGTCGTTCCGGTGCTGTTCCGACGCTGGGGAGCACTTCGGGCAGCCGGCCACGATACCGCATGGGAGCGGTACGAGCGGTTCACGGATGACGGCGCCCCTACGCCGCACCCTTCGCGAGGGCGACCCTGCGCGGGATGA
- a CDS encoding efflux RND transporter periplasmic adaptor subunit: MKHALIWPLVLLLASSMSACQPKTKTHEEEQNITVTAWGETYEIFAEADPLVAGRLSKSHTHVTILDGFPPLKEGVVTAILRAPSGAEEVFRREGPLRDGIFSVEIKPTQAGVFDLAFKVESAAGTEVIPSGKVRVGEGDSLGLLVEPPRYGPPGMPSAAPPAGDPISFLKEQQWRTAFTTDWATQGTVHRTARGPARLRPAAGGEALLTAPLDGVVAVGTRAFVGMDVGRGATVVRLTSRVGSDRSIEAIRSELELAEARLGRLEELLKLEAVSQAEVEEARARVRTLSAESRSIGGSGPAVAVRSPLAGRVAEVHVVPGQAVEAGTPLARVVRTKPLWVEVAMRPDEAGLLAQGISGLTLRPPAGQPPLVFRGRAVRLVSRAPEISRSTGSITVIIEIQSDVPLRPGAALEAEVLLPQEATGIVVPSSAVIDDGGVPVVYIQVEGESFVRQEVRIVGTQGESAVVEGLPEGSRIVTRGGAAIRRAALLRSGPPEGHVH, from the coding sequence ATGAAGCATGCCCTGATCTGGCCGCTCGTCCTTCTGCTCGCGTCGAGCATGAGCGCTTGCCAACCGAAGACGAAGACGCACGAGGAAGAACAGAACATTACGGTCACCGCCTGGGGTGAGACGTACGAGATATTCGCGGAAGCGGATCCACTCGTGGCAGGACGACTCTCCAAGTCTCATACCCACGTCACCATTCTCGACGGTTTTCCGCCCCTCAAGGAGGGCGTCGTCACCGCGATCCTCCGTGCTCCCTCGGGAGCCGAGGAAGTGTTCCGCCGGGAGGGGCCGCTTCGCGATGGGATCTTCTCGGTGGAGATCAAGCCGACGCAGGCGGGAGTCTTCGACCTGGCCTTCAAGGTAGAGAGCGCAGCCGGCACGGAAGTGATTCCATCCGGAAAGGTCCGCGTCGGCGAGGGCGACTCGCTCGGACTTCTGGTCGAGCCGCCCCGCTACGGGCCACCGGGAATGCCTTCGGCCGCCCCGCCGGCGGGCGATCCGATCAGCTTTCTCAAGGAGCAGCAGTGGCGGACCGCTTTCACGACGGATTGGGCGACCCAGGGAACGGTCCATCGCACCGCGCGTGGCCCGGCGCGATTGCGGCCTGCGGCCGGGGGAGAAGCCCTCCTGACGGCACCGTTGGATGGCGTCGTGGCGGTCGGAACACGTGCCTTCGTTGGAATGGACGTGGGGAGAGGCGCGACGGTCGTTCGACTCACCTCGCGCGTCGGGTCTGATCGGAGCATCGAAGCGATCCGTTCCGAGCTCGAGCTCGCCGAGGCCCGGCTCGGGCGGCTCGAGGAGCTGCTGAAGCTCGAAGCGGTGAGCCAGGCCGAAGTCGAGGAGGCGAGGGCGCGGGTTCGCACGCTGTCGGCTGAATCCCGCTCGATCGGTGGCAGTGGCCCGGCAGTCGCGGTGCGCTCACCACTCGCTGGCCGCGTCGCCGAAGTTCACGTGGTCCCGGGCCAGGCTGTGGAAGCAGGAACTCCGCTCGCCCGGGTCGTTCGTACGAAGCCTCTATGGGTCGAAGTGGCGATGCGTCCAGATGAGGCCGGACTGCTGGCCCAGGGCATCTCCGGCCTGACGTTGCGCCCGCCCGCTGGCCAACCGCCGCTCGTCTTTCGCGGCCGCGCAGTGCGGCTGGTCTCGCGCGCCCCGGAGATCAGTCGTTCGACTGGATCGATCACGGTGATCATCGAGATTCAGTCCGATGTTCCTCTCCGCCCCGGGGCCGCACTCGAAGCGGAGGTGCTCCTGCCGCAGGAGGCCACGGGAATCGTCGTTCCGTCCTCGGCAGTCATCGACGATGGCGGGGTACCAGTGGTCTACATCCAGGTCGAAGGCGAGAGCTTCGTCCGCCAGGAAGTCCGCATCGTAGGCACCCAAGGCGAGAGCGCCGTCGTCGAAGGTCTGCCTGAGGGCAGCCGCATCGTGACCCGCGGCGGAGCCGCCATTCGCCGCGCGGCGTTGCTGCGCAGCGGTCCACCCGAAGGCCACGTCCACTAG
- a CDS encoding TolC family protein gives MAVSLHGALRDGVVPERPPLPEVTDSLAASSRPDLLARRLEVEQAEWQLRHGKRFIQFPELAFGWQQIRDDNFDAEGPRLGVNWPLPLFDRQQPERIEAAARLATARGRLQLATVRAGAELVASRTAYLRLRETALRGVATVVESERAVESATATFRLGESRLTDLLETLRSILAARLAAVDLYASALEAHRKLELAAGRPLSMEER, from the coding sequence ATGGCGGTGTCTCTGCACGGAGCGCTGAGGGACGGCGTCGTCCCGGAGAGACCGCCTCTCCCTGAAGTGACCGATTCCCTCGCCGCATCGAGTCGTCCGGATCTGCTCGCGAGGCGTCTCGAGGTCGAGCAGGCCGAATGGCAGCTCAGACACGGCAAGCGCTTCATCCAGTTTCCCGAGCTTGCCTTCGGCTGGCAGCAAATTCGTGACGACAACTTCGACGCCGAGGGACCACGCCTCGGCGTGAACTGGCCATTGCCGCTCTTCGATCGCCAACAGCCGGAACGGATCGAGGCCGCCGCACGCCTGGCGACGGCGCGCGGGCGGCTTCAGCTGGCGACGGTCCGGGCGGGTGCAGAGCTGGTTGCTTCGCGCACTGCGTATCTGCGGCTGCGCGAGACGGCGCTCCGGGGTGTCGCAACCGTGGTCGAGAGTGAGCGTGCCGTCGAGAGCGCCACGGCCACGTTCCGCCTGGGCGAGAGCCGTCTCACCGATCTCTTGGAGACGCTCCGGTCGATCCTTGCGGCCCGTCTCGCCGCAGTCGATCTCTATGCCTCGGCACTCGAAGCTCATCGCAAGCTCGAGCTCGCGGCGGGTCGGCCCTTGAGCATGGAGGAACGATGA
- a CDS encoding FlgD immunoglobulin-like domain containing protein: MVGTVGQPAVGRTVDLNNSGCLGYWCFGGVRVVAVEKDPIDEGLPTVFALGAPFPNPTAGKVMFALGLPRAAEVRISVLDVEGRSVGSMRAGSLDAGRYRLEWDGTDGNGRVSPAGVYFARLLVDGRPVAQRRIVRLR; the protein is encoded by the coding sequence ATGGTCGGCACCGTGGGCCAGCCGGCCGTCGGGCGGACCGTCGACCTCAACAACTCTGGCTGCCTCGGGTACTGGTGTTTCGGTGGGGTCCGTGTCGTCGCCGTCGAGAAGGATCCCATCGACGAAGGGCTCCCCACCGTCTTCGCACTCGGGGCGCCGTTCCCGAATCCAACCGCCGGCAAGGTCATGTTCGCGCTGGGGCTCCCTCGGGCCGCGGAGGTCCGGATCAGCGTGCTCGACGTCGAAGGACGCTCCGTCGGGTCGATGCGCGCGGGGAGTCTCGATGCGGGACGCTATCGGCTCGAGTGGGACGGGACCGACGGTAACGGGCGGGTGAGTCCCGCCGGAGTCTACTTCGCCCGTCTCCTGGTGGATGGACGGCCGGTCGCACAGCGGCGGATCGTGCGCCTGCGGTGA